From Falco naumanni isolate bFalNau1 chromosome 4, bFalNau1.pat, whole genome shotgun sequence:
ATAGATTTGATTATTTCTTCATTGACAATAAAAGTGGAAAGAGTTGTTCCTGGCCAGCGTGAGTTATTGCAGGCTCCCGGCGGAGCCAGCGGCCAGCACCGGTCCTGCGGCAGCTCCTGCATCCAGCCTGTGCTTGGCCACCCCGGAGCGGCGGGCACggccacagcactgctgtgaaaaatgGGGCGCAGGGACTGGGCACCTCTGGGGagagagcagctcccagccagccaggctgccacacaccctgcagcaccggcacccagcctggccctggcaggGGCACCCCAAGGGCGGCCTCGGACCACGCGGCAAGACACGACCACACCGAAGAGCCCGTGCCCACGGTGCCAGCACGGCCCGGGacccgccccggccgcccgccagccccagctgtgcagcGGGAGTCGTTGCACGTACCAGCTGATGTTTTCTGGACACAGACAGTGGTGGCAGCGTGgcaggggttttatttttttatttttctttaaatatttgttgcCAGACTTCGTATAGGAGCAAACTTCTTCACAGCATCACGAGCCATCTACTATTCAGAATAGGAAGAATAAGACGAGTAGAGGTGAAATCTAAGCACAGAAGAGCAGGGAGAAGCACCAAGATGCATAGCTTGACAGATGGGATACGATACAGAGTCCATAACTTaatcataaaaaatatatatatgtatatatccaTCATGTAGAactttatggatttttttttttagatacatattttttttcttttcaacagatattttcaggcgggtgatttttttttttttttttgttatttttaaagtctttttttttttttttttttttaaaagaaatttcaaagtTGTGCCAAACACATCTGGATCAGCGACCACAACGGGAGAgacggggcggcgggggagagagaagggggggagagggaaggaggaaggcgAAGGGAGAGACCACTCTGTACGtctcaagaaaagaaaggaacagcAACACTTCGTTTTGAAACCACAAGCAAAAAATGCATTCATCAGGACTCAAGCGACTGAACCAGACTCCAACTCCAGTTTATACATGAATATACAGCGGTGCGTCCCGCAGAACGCACGCGAGCACACGCACCCccgcgtgcacacacacacacccccacacacgCGCACACCAAAcaaatgcttaaaaagaaaaaaattaaaccagaacCTGAAGACACtccaacagaaatgaaacacctCCAGTATAAGAATTAACAAAAACCTCCATAAAACAAGGCACATCCTTTGAGTTCTTAACGGTGTAAAAATAAAGACGCGACACTGAATCCCAACGGAAAGACCCGAACAGAACTGCTTGCACGTACCTTCCACCCAGAGAAAAGGTAAATATTGTGCTACTCTTAGAATGAGTTTGCCACAAGACACACAGCTTAGTATAATCTAATAGTTTTTCTCAAGCTAAAATCCAGttttctcttgatttcttttaaactgctttATATATAattgctaatatttttaaatcttttaaatatatatttgttaaagtttattctttttattttttttggggtgggggaaattggtttatatctttatttttttcttcccctccaatAAATTAATACTTCTTTATAGCTTATCACCGTCCTCTCCCCTGGCGGGGAGGGGCCGGGCAGGGGCACgtcccgctgccccccgcccgcgccgccgaGGGCCCCAAGACGGGGCGTTCGCTCCCCGCTTTGCCACCACCGTCACCCAAACTCCGTGGCCGAGGCGAAGCCCTGGCGAAGGGGAGCCCCACGGCTGGGCCCCCGCGCCCCTcgggcagcagcatccctccctggggcagcccccagcccgctgCGATCCCGcgccctgcccacccccagccaacAACGACGGAAAAAGAAAGAaccattaaaaaggaaaaattaaaaaaaagaggagaaaagaaacccaagtgCATTTGCCCACCCGGACCCGCCACCAGCACGgccaccagccagcactgccGGGGCCACCGTGCCGGGCAGGGCTTGTGCTACATTCGGGCCGCGGCAACGCGCGGCACCGGGGCCGGCAGGGCATGGGCACAGCGACGGCCACCGGGCAGGTAGGGCGAGAAACCCCCCCGGAGCCCCGGCAGGGAGGTGTTTCGGTCCGGGGtgtgttgctttgtttcttctgttggtttttttgtttttgtttttgttttttgcttctgcaaaagGGAGTCCTGCCAGAGCCGGCGCCGAGTCCGTGAGCACAATCCTGAGGTATCTTCTTCTTTGTGCAAACCCCGAGGGACGGGATGTCCGGGAGGGGACGGCTGTACAAGGGGGACGGGGGGAgggcggtggggccgggggGTCGTGGATCGTTGTGCCCTTGTGCCCACGTAAGCCCTGAGGTTCGCGGGGCCCTGGCGCCCCTCACTCCAGCATGGCATCCAGCTGGTCCGCCAGGTCGTCGAACATGCTGCCGATGTCGTCCAAAATGCTCACGGTGCTCTTTGACTCCACGGCCGAGCTGGGCGAGTGGCGGGGATGAGTCAGTGCCACGCACGGGACAGTGGCACTGCAcggcccccctgccccacggcCCGCACGTCCAGCTCTGCGCAGCGCCGTGGCCCCAGCGTCCCCTCCCCAGGGCCACTGCATGGCTGGGGTCAGCCCAGCCGCATGATGCTCCAGCTCAGTGTCCCCTctccagggcagcccccagcacacacgcacacccaGGTCCCCCTGCCCATGCTGCTCCGACACGGTGTCCCCCAGCGTCAACCCTCCAACACAGCTCCAGCCAGGGCCCTGGGATGCTCCGACACGGTGTCCTCCAGTGTCACCTCCCCAACATAGCTCCAGCCAGGGCCCTGGGATGCTCTAGCACAGcatgctcccagcacagccccattCCCACCGTGGTGGCACAGCCTGATCCCCTGCCCACGATGCCCATGCGCCCCTGACCCCCGCCATCCCCATGCAAACCAGTGGCACAGCATAACCCTGTGccctccccacagcacccccCGCCACCGCCCTGCGCCTCCTTACTCTGCTGCCTGACTGTCCTCCTGCTTGATCTTCTCTTCCACCGCCTGCAGCGCCGCGGCCAGGGACGCACTCGTCTCCTCCAGCTTCTGTTGCACCAGCTCGGGGCCGGCGCTGTCGACGGAGGGCCCGGCGATGGCGGAACGAGGCGGCTTCACCGGCACCTGCTGGGGCTGCGCGCTGGGCGAGAGGGGCTTGgcggggctggagcagagcgAGGGCGGCGTGCTGGACGGCTTGGCGGCGGTGGCACCCAGCTGCCGGGCAGGGGACGGGGCCGGCGTGGAGCTGGCGCTCACCGACTGGATGGCAGCGTGGGGCTTGGGGGGCTTGGGTGCCGTGGGGGGTGGTGCAGGCttgggggacacgggggggtGGCGTGCCATGGACCCGCTTCACCTctgcagagagaagggagaggggCAGAAGGGTGACAGGGCTGTGGGATCCCCAGTGTCCACCCCGGGGGTCTCCCGTCCCGGCCAGGGGGGATGGCAGGGCACCTACCTGGGCTGCCGGGGCTCGGGATGGGCACTTTTTTGGGGATGGGCACCGGTGGCCCAGGCACCTTCTGGGGCGGCTGCATCAGCACGGGCTTGGGGGACACCGGCGGCTTGAAGGGCTTCTTGGGCtcagcgggcggcggggcgtACTCGGGGCCATCGGGGCGGGCGGTGGGCAGTGGCGTGGGGGGTGGCTCAGCCCCACTCATCTCGGAGGCCGGCCGCCGCTTGACGGTGCCGGTGCCATTCTGGTAGACAGCGAGGGAGGCCGGCTCCAGCGTCGGCTCCTTGTCCTTGGCCTTGGGCCGGCGCTTGACGGTGTCGGACTCGGTGAGGACAAAGCGGACACCgtcctgctggctctgcctggcccGAATCCGCCGCTTGAGCGTGGCGCTGGCCTCCACCTTGGCCAGCTCCCCGTGGCggtgggctggggacagcccctCGCCCGCCTCTCCCCGAGCTGGACCCAGGGGCCGCGGCCGTTGCTTGATGGTGAGGTTGCCCTCCTCGGCGAAGGGAATGCCATCTGGGGAGCCGCCGCGCTCAACCCGCAACCGCTCCCCGGGGCCATCGGCATCCGCCTCTGCCCGCATGCTGTCAGCACGCTCACGGCGggcagctgccaccagcccGGTGACAGGGCCGCTGATGGTCCGGCGCCGGTTCACCACCTCCCCGTCCAGTCCAATAGCCTCCTTGTGCTTGACAGTGGCTAGGACAGTGGCCACGCGGGCACGCTCAGGACTGCCCAGGGGGGCCCCCGGCTGCAGGTAGTAGCCCTCAGGTGCCTTGGCGGGCCCtggcgccccggccccgggtgGCTTCTGCAGTGCCAGTGCCCGGGCCCCACCACCGATGGAGGACATCTCCAGCATGGCTGCAATGCTGCGCACGCTGCCGGCGCTGCCCGTGTCCACGCTGCCGCCCAGGTCGCTGGCCCGCCGCTGCTCCCGGCGACTCTCCCCCTCAGCGGTGGGGGGCCCGGTGCCCACCTCACCCTCACCCTCCTTGGGGAAGTCCTCGGCCATGCCGGCGCTGGagatggcagagctggagcgcttggggggtggcggggggggacCCTTCTTCTTGGGGCGGACAGCGAAGGACTGACTCCGGTTGACATTTTTGTCGCCGCCGGCGGGTGCCCGCACCGAGTGGCTGCGCCCGACACGGCGCTGGACGGTGGCATATGGCCCCGCGTCCGGCACCAGCAGCTCATCCCTCTCCGGCTCACTGTCCGAGGCGGCGTAACGGTTCAGGCTGTGCGCCCGCTTCTTCGGCCTCCCTGGCTCCTCCTCACCCTCACCTGCCGGCGGCAGGCACAGCACCGGCACCGAGACGGGCAGGACGGGCACCCCTGGGGGCCCCGCCTCGGCCTcagcgggctggggcaggacgTAGGCAAAGCCGCGGTGGGTGGGCGActggggcagggagcggggcgACGCGGGGCGCTCACCCGGCGGCAGCAGCTGCGGGGTGGGCTTCACCTTGGCGGTAGCGTGGGGTGCTGGCAGGccctgcggggagggggggtcgTGGCTTGCCGGGGGTCTGCGGTGGCGTCAGCTGCCCGGCCGAGGGCGAGAAGGGCTGTCGGGGCTTGCCAGGCACCGGCGGCACGCTGGCACGCTTGACGGGGTGGCCGTGCCGGGGCGGGCGCCCCTCCTTGGGTGGTGCAGGGGGACCCTCACCGGCCCCCTCCGCCAGGTACTCTTGGCTCTTGGAGATGGCAGAGGCAGGGGGGGTGCGCGGGCCatcccccagcagctcctgtgagCTGCTCATCAGCCTGGTGCGTCCACCCAGCCCCGGCGGCGAGCGGTAGCTGGGGGCTGCGGTGTTCACTGCCTTCTCGGGGGGCTCCTCAGGGGCTTCACCGGTCATGGCCACCTGCAGCTCGCTGCTGAGCTCGCTGTCCTGGAAGGTGGTCATCTTGGGCGACTGGCACTCGGGTGGCTCCGGCGGGGGGGACTCTATGGCCAGCACCTCCGGGCATGCCGCTGCCGCTGCCTTCCTCTTCAGCGTGCCTGGCTCGTACTTGCCCAGCTCAGCACGCTGCAGCTCCGCCAGCTTCTTCACCGCCAGCATCAGCTTCTTCTGGTGGCCTAGGGGTGGCACGGGGCATCAGCACTGCTGCCATGGGCCAAGGCCACCACAGCCAGCGCCATGGCACGGAACCTTACCCAGCTTGGTGATGCCGATCTCTTGCAAGTCCTCCCAGGTGATGTCAGTGATGAAGTCGATGTTCTCATAGCCATTCTCCACCAGCACCTTGTAGTACTGGGACAGGCCGATCATGGAGAGCCACAGCGCCAGGTTggccttgggggggggggggggggcggggagggggcacagggcacagctcagcgccagctggcagcagagtCTGGCCCTGGCACCCCCCAGTATGGCAGCACTCCTGATACGCGGGTGATCCCACCTCACCGGGGGACAGCCCCAAGGGACTCCCCTTGTCCCTGTACTCCCAGGGCCATGCCCAGCCCCGGTCCCATGGGAAGCCCCTTGCTGTATCCAGCTGATGGGGCAGGGGACACAGTGTCATGTCCATGCGGTGACAGCTAGCACCAGCCATGCCATCCCCGAGTTGCTGGGAGGAGACATGCACAGCTCCGGGACCATGGGACGCAGGCATCGTCTGGTGGTGGTGAACCGACTCCCAGCCTCATCCCCCTGTGCAACCCCCTCCCTGGAGGGGACACGGTGGAGGGGACTAGTTGCCACCTGGGACGTGGCTTCACCATCCCTGGCCCCGTGCAGCCCCTACCGGCTTGTACTCCGGCAGCCACTCGGGGATATTGAGGTTGTTGATCTCGGAGGCGATTTTCTTCCTGTGCCCCGGCTTGGTGACACCGATGGCCGTGAGGTCCTGGGGCAGAGAGGCGGGTCAGTGCTGCTCCATACTGGCCgtgcctccctccctgcagcaccggccagccccagcagccccacggCCTCACCTCTGGCGTCATCCGGCTAATGGTGGTGATGTCGTAGCCAGCATTGATGAAGTTGGGCGCGTAGAGCTGCAACTGGAACTTACAGAGCCACTGGTACACGGCCTCTGAGCTCTGGGCGAGGGGGACAGCATGGCAGGTCCCTGTCCCCAAGGCTGCCAACCATGCCTGTTtcccccaggctgtccccacaCCCATCCGGGTGCCTGCAGGAGACCCCAGCGGGGAGCCAGCACCGCAGAGGGGCTGCATGGCCCTGTGGCACCCTGGCACGAGCCTGTGCCCTGGGGGtgtgcagggggctggtgccgtgcagctgggggggggcagcagccgCAGGGATGACTCACAGTGCTGGctcatggcacagcacagcaccccacGGGCACCGCACCCAGAGCCATGCCAGCCTCGGTGGTCGCATCACTGGGCTGCCAAAGCACCTGcagctgggggtgagggggtcCCACGATGTGGCCATGCCTATGGTCCCTCCCCCAGCACTGTGCTCCACCGTGGGGCTCCCCACGCCACCCCAGTGCTTCCCACTCACCTTCCCCTCCGATGGCGGctccattttcttcagctggggctcggccgggggctggggggcgtACGGGGAGCTGGCCACGCTCTGCGACCTCGACGAACCTGCCGGAGAGGCAGCAGTcagcagggccggggctgcgcACCCCCGGGCTCGACAAGCGAGGTGGGGAGCCGAGCCCTCGCCACGGGTGGGATGCCACAGCCACGGCCCCCAGGTTGGCAGGGCCAGGGCGGGCACGGGGGAGCAACACccaccctggcacagcagccccgAGCACCCCGGGGTGCCCTGGACACGGGGTCTGCTCCCCTGGAACGGGCAGGGGTAGTGCAGGGCATCACGCCCCCCTGGGGTGCAGCCCCTACCACCGAATCCTGGTGAGGACTGCACCTGCACCGGGCTCTGCAGGGCGCCCGGCCACCAGCACCACGCTGTGCACAGCTCCCGAGTGTCACGGCACCgctggggcagcctgtgctcctgcccctgcccacccacccagaGCCAGGcgagcccccagcccggccggGGTGTGCAGTGCACCCAGTGCGGCCCCAAGCAGAGGGACCCAGCCGGCCCCCTCCTCCAGAGTGGGTTTCCCTGGCTGCCCACCTCCCTCAGGCAGCGGCCAGAGGGTCCCACTGCCCAAAGCCCTCTGGTCCCTACTCCTCTGGCCGTGCCACCAACCCGGGACAAGGCTCATCCCACCACTGTGCCCCACAGCGAGGGGCCTGCCTGGGGAGGGCAAGCTGGCATGAGCTGCCTCatcccccaggacccccacaCAGGCACCTCCAGCTGGTGCCtttggcagccctgggggtgaTGTAGGCTGCCCAGAAATTTCTGCCTCCCATTTCTGATCAGGGCCAGCAAGAGTAGCCCCCTCCCCTCGCTGCAACTGCATCCTCCATGCATGTGTGCATCCGATGCGTGTGTGTGCATCCCCCGccgtgtgcatgtgtgtgtgttgtgcaTCCTCCTTGCATGTGCATCCTTCTGGCATCTGCATTCCACTTGCGTGGGCACCCTCCTCACATGTGCATCCCTCTGCCATGTGCATCTCCCTCATGTCTGCATCCCACTTGCATGTACATCTCTCCAACAtgtgcttccccctcccctccccccccggcAACGTCTGCATTCCCCCTCTATGTGTGCATCCCCCCCGCCCTGTGTGCATATCCCCCCTTGCCTGGGTTTCTATCCCCTCTGCGTGTGCATCTCCACAGCCCGGGCATCCCCCAACACTCATCCCCCACGTGTGCATCCTCCTCGCACGTGCATCTCCCGTctgcaacccccccccccgccccccgcc
This genomic window contains:
- the CASKIN1 gene encoding LOW QUALITY PROTEIN: caskin-1 (The sequence of the model RefSeq protein was modified relative to this genomic sequence to represent the inferred CDS: deleted 2 bases in 2 codons), producing MGKDQELVQAVKAEDVAAVQKLLQRPKPGKAKLLGSAKKVNVNFQDTDGFSALHHAALNGNTELISLLLEAQAAVDIKDNKGMRPLHYAAWQGKKEPMKMVLKAGSSVNIPSDEGQIPLHLAAQHGHYDVSEMLLQHQSNPCIMDNSGKTPLDLACEFGRVGVVQLLLNSNMCAALLEPKPGDATDPNGTSPLHLAAKNGHIDIIRLLLQAGIDINRQTKAGTALHEAALCGKTDVVRLLLDSGINAHVRNTYNQTALDIVNQFTTSQASKEIKQMLRDASAALQVRAIKDYCNNYDLTSLNVKAGDVITVLEQHADGRWKGCIHDNRTGNDRVGYFPSSLVEAISKRTGSWETVTIPQQYQKIPLPAYGAAVLNGDASSHPFHSLPPPPPPPPHSHQTLFSSFGYHRLSPSSADEPRYGQGSRGADMSPSHLSPSQGGSAAPAPAEEIWVLRKPFAGGDRSSLGSTGSVASARSSGSGQSAGSGAHALHAGSEGVKLLATVLSQKASAQESAVGDGPAKAQDIPAGSSRSQSVASSPYAPQPPAEPQLKKMEPPSEGKSSEAVYQWLCKFQLQLYAPNFINAGYDITTISRMTPEDLTAIGVTKPGHRKKIASEINNLNIPEWLPEYKPANLALWLSMIGLSQYYKVLVENGYENIDFITDITWEDLQEIGITKLGHQKKLMLAVKKLAELQRAELGKYEPGTLKRKAAAAACPEVLAIESPPPEPPECQSPKMTTFQDSELSSELQVAMTGEAPEEPPEKAVNTAAPSYRSPPGLGGRTRLMSSSQELLGDGPRTPPASAISKSQEYLAEGAGEGPPAPPKEGRPPRHGHPVKRASVPPVPGKPRQPFSPSAGQLTPPQTPGKPRPPSPQGLPAPHATAKVKPTPQLLPPGERPASPRSLPQSPTHRGFAYVLPQPAEAEAGPPGVPVLPVSVPVLCLPPAGEGEEEPGRPKKRAHSLNRYAASDSEPERDELLVPDAGPYATVQRRVGRSHSVRAPAGGDKNVNRSQSFAVRPKKKGPPPPPPKRSSSAISSAGMAEDFPKEGEGEVGTGPPTAEGESRREQRRASDLGGSVDTGSAGSVRSIAAMLEMSSIGGGARALALQKPPGAGAPGPAKAPEGYYLQPGAPLGSPERARVATVLATVKHKEAIGLDGEVVNRRRTISGPVTGLVAAARRERADSMRAEADADGPGERLRVERGGSPDGIPFAEEGNLTIKQRPRPLGPARGEAGEGLSPAHRHGELAKVEASATLKRRIRARQSQQDGVRFVLTESDTVKRRPKAKDKEPTLEPASLAVYQNGTGTVKRRPASEMSGAEPPPTPLPTARPDGPEYAPPPAEPKKPFKPPVSPKPVLMQPPQKVPGPPVPIPKKVPIPSPGSPEVKRVHGTPPPVSPKPAPPPTAPKPPKPHAAIQSVSASSTPAPSPARQLGATAAKPSSTPPSLCSSPAKPLSPSAQPQQVPVKPPRSAIAGPSVDSAGPELVQQKLEETSASLAAALQAVEEKIKQEDSQAADSAVESKSTVSILDDIGSMFDDLADQLDAMLE